In Oryza sativa Japonica Group chromosome 1, ASM3414082v1, the genomic stretch CCAATTACCAAACATATGAGCGCAACTTCTGGGTTGTCTAATCCCCAAAGTAAAATAAACCACACTCCATATGTATCTAGCCATTATACAATCAAAGAAAAGGTGTTGTATCGACTCTTTAGAGTTACAAAAGCTACACAATAAGCTATCCTTCCATCTTCTCTTAGCTAGATTATCCTTTGTTAGAATCACCCCTTTATTCAAATACCATaggaaaatcttaatctttaaTAGAATTCTTAGCTTCCAAATTAAAGATTTCCTAGGTATTACTCCATCAAACATAAGTAACTTATACATAGAGTTTACGATGAACAACCCTTCTTTATTAGTTTTCCATATGAATTGGTCAAGATGACTTGTCAGGTTAACATTAGCCACTTTCGAGACAATGACATACCAATCTGCCAAGTTTTTCCCAACTATCGCTCTTCTAAAGGACACATTCAACGGTATCGTTTCCAAAACCTTAGCAAGTACTGTATTCTTATTCTGAACCAGGTTGTACAAGTTAGGAAATTCTTTCTCAAGAGATTTGTTTCCCATCCAACAATCCTCCCAGAATCTAACTTGTTTCCCATTTCTCACCTTAAAGTGTCCAAGTAATTGGAATGATTCTTTTGCTGTCATGAGACTAGCCCAGAAATGAGAATCTCCTTGCTGCATTTGAACCTGTAGAATGGTTTTTttgccaaatatttttttctaagcaaattttgccaaattcCCTCTTCATTGATTAACTTAGAGATCCATTTACTAAGCATGCACTTATTTTGAATCTCTAGGTTCTGAATCCATAAACCTCCACACTCCTAAGGTTTGTAAAGTACACTCCATTTGGCCAGCCTATACTTCTTTTTATGTTCATCACATTGCCAAAAAAATCTGGATCTATAATAGTCCAGTTTCTTTAAGATACCTTTAGGTATCTCAAAGAATGAAAGCATATACATTGCTAGACTGCTTAGCACTGAATTGATGAGGATTAACCTCCCTCCTGTTGACAGAAACTTTCCTTTCCAGCTACTGATCTTTTTTTCGAATCTATCCTCTAACTCCTTCCAGTCTTTGTTTGCCAGCCTTTTATAGTGCATTGGAAGGCCTAGATATCTAAAAGGGTAGGACCCTATCTTGCAgccaaatagaaaagaaaatgctttttctactTCCTTGGCTTTTCCGTAACAGAACATCTCACTcttatgaaaattgatttttaagcCTGAAAGCTTCTCATAGGCACTTAGTACCATTTTAAGATTTTTGGCTTCTTCTACATCATTTTCCATAAAGATAATggtatcatctgcatattgTAAAATTGACAACCCGTTATCTACCAAATTCGGTATTACACCTCGTGTCATTCCTCTTTCAGTCGACCTATTGATTAGAATTGCCAACATATCTGCcaccaaattaaataaaattggtgataaGGGATCCCCTTGTCATAAccctttttttgtttgaaaaaaatttcCGATTTCATCGTTGACTTTTACAGCTACACTTCCCCCTGTCACTATCTGCTCTATCCATTTGCACCAACGTTCCGAAAAGCCTTTCATCCTCATGGTCTGCTGAAGAAATTTCCAGTCTACCTTATCATATGCTTTTTCGAAATCTAGCTTGAGAATGACCCCATCTAACTTCTTCCTATGCATCTCATGTAACGTTTCATAAAGGATAATGGCCCCTTCCATGATATTTCTTCCTTTTAGAAAGGCAGTCTGTGAAGGTCTTATGACTTTTTGTGCTACTAGAGCAATCCTATTTGTCATAACCTTAGTAAAGACCTTGAAACTTACATTAAGTAAGCATATCGGTCTGTATTGTTGAATCTGCCTTGCCTCCTTATTCTTGGGTAGAAGAGTAATAATaccaaaattcaaattattgagaGAAAGATTGCCCCTATGAAAGTCTCTAAAGACTGCCATTAGGTCATCCTTAATTACCTCCCAGAACACTTGATAAAACTCCGCCGGAAAACCATCAGGCCCTGGGGCTTTATTATGCTCCATTTGAAAGATAGCATTTTTCACCTCTTCTTCTGAAAACTCACTCGTAAGCAACTCATTTTCCGCTACGGATATTTGAGGTATATCATCTTTTTGGTTCTCACACATAGAGAAATTATTCTTTTCAGGAGCTCCAAAAAGATTCTTATAATAGTTAGAGATGTACTTCTTGAGTTGCTCATTACCTTTAATTATTCCCTCTTCTTGGTCTAGCTGGAAAATCTTAGTTTTCCTATGCTTTCCATTTGCAATCATTTGGTAATATTTAGTATTTCTATCTCCTACAATTTGCCTTGTTTTTGCTCTTTGATACCATTTGATCTCTTCTTCTCTCAACATCTTAGCCAAGGCATGTTTTACTGAATTTTTTAACTCGAGCTCTTGACTAGTCAAAAGTCTAGTTTCAGCTAGTTTGTCTAGCTCATCTGCCTTTGCCATTAATTTCACTTTCTCTTTCTTATAAGCCCCACTTGTATTCTTCGCCCATCCTCTAAGAAACTGACGAAgtcttcaaattttattttgccATCTCGCAATATTTGTTGCCCCTCTAACATCTTTGGTCCAAATATTTGCTAACAGTTTTTGAAAGTCCTCCCTAAGGAGCCAACCGAGCTCAAATTTGAACAATGGTTGACTATCCTTGTGAGACCCTTTACACGTGTCTAGCAACATGGGGGTATGATCGGAGAGATCTCTACTAAGGGCATGAACAGTCACCAATGGGTTTTTCACTTCCCACTCTGTGCTTACCAAAACTCGATCTAATTTTTCATATGTTGGGTTTGGCATGGCATTTGCCCAGGTAAATTTGCGCCCAGAGAGTATGATCTCTCTCAAATTTAAACTATTTATGACAGCATTAAATAAGAAGGACCACTTAACATTGAAATTTGCATTGTTTTTCTCCTGTGGTTTCCTTATAATATTAAAGTCTCCACCAATTACCATAGGTAATGCCTCCTTTCTACATGAATTAACTAGTTCAGTGAGAAAGGCCTCTTTGTACTCCTCCTGTGTTGCCCCATAAACTGCTACCAATATCCATTGGAAAGCATCCTCCTTATTTCGTACATGAAATTTAACATAAAAATCTCCTTCGTCTATGCTTGACACTTTGAAGTATTCTAGGTTAACACCAAGTAAAATTCCCTCACTTCTCCCCTTAGGTCTCGTCCAATGCCAGAGAAACTCTCTTCCTCCATAAATACTTTTAAGCCACGAGTCAGTATACTTATTTTTACTCGTTTCTAATAGGGCAATAAAGTCTAGCTTTTGCTCTTTAGAAATTTCGGACAGGAACCTAGTTTTAGCCAAGTCTTTAAGACCTCTGCTATTCCAAAAAATTCCTTTCATTGTAACCCTTTTTTCTACCCAACTTGAAACCTACTCTCCCACGTCTCCTTTTACCACCTTTCCTGCTTTTCTTTGGGTATGATTTGATTAGGATATCATCAATTTCACAACTTAGGTGAAAATCCTCATCATCCATCACCTCATCCATTGTATCACCACATAAATGGTTAAGCAGATCACTGTCTACAtattcctcctcctcatcattaCAAGAATCATTTAGTTTTTCAATAGAAGGAGAAACTTTGTCACCTAATTCTTCCGATCTAAGAAATTCCGTctcttttaaaattaaaactgAATCTGAAACTAAGTTGCTAGAATCTCCTAGGTTCAGTCCAAAGCATTTAAATTCTCAACAATATGTGCTTGCGAAAATGAAAGAAATGAATTCTTAGATTCATTACCTGAAAGAAGATCGAGATTCATCCAAACCTTCCTTGATTTCTCCTTTTCAAGTGAGTGCCTCCCGCTGCTGCCCATCAACCTCTCACTCGCTCTTTTCGGTGTCACCAACACCTCTTCTATGTTAGCTAGTTGTTCAACCTTTTCCTGCTGCATGACTGCTCCATctatcttctcttcttccctctccaccCTCTCATACTCCTCCCCTAGCACTCTCTCAACAGCCACATCCAACACATTTTCAGCCATCTCCAAAATAACATCTTCTCTCCCTTGATCCCCACCTTCCTGCACCTCATTTTCCTTCCTTTCCGAGTTTTCTTTATTGTCATCAATAGCCATATCATCATTCTTTGTTCTTTTAgactccctctccttcccttcatTATTTTCTTTGTATTCCTCTCCCTCTGAATTACCATCCTCCTCATCTCCATCCCAATCTTCCAAATTAaactccacctcctccccattCTCATCAACCCCTTTCTTTTCCACCTCAAACTTCAATTCAAAATAATGGTCACCAATCACCACGTCAATCATTTTTGGGATCAACTTTGGATTGAGAACCGCTACAAAAAACCTCCCAAACTCATTTTTCCTAGTGGTTTTCGTATCAACTAGCTGCGTTGCCCCCAAAAGAGAGCCCATTGCCCACAGCGTCAAGTACTCCCTTAATTTCTTTCTCAGCCCAAAAACCTTTACCCAAACCTTAGGCAAAAGAAAACCTTCCTCTTTTTCGAACCACTCCTCGAATTCTACTCTTACCCCAGTAGCCACTCCTCCTTCCTTTACATCAGCTCTACCAAAGTTGATAGCACGCTGATTTGGAAGTATATTAAATGCggactaaaaataaaataatgagaGAAGTGTCCGAACTTTTgcttatattaattaattggatGCTCTTCTAGGAACCCATATTAATCCTACGAGGTGAAAATAGCTACAAGTTAATTGAAAATTCTTTGAATCCGTACGTTGATCGAAGAAAAATAATATAGGTTGAACATCTAATCTACACTAAAAAAATACAACTAACAAATAAGATTGGATCCTTAGACCTATACTAATGCGACAATGGAGTTCATAGCATCCAAACCATAAGCAACAACAGCataataaaatataagaaaaccAATGATAAAGAATTGTTCATGACGATGGacaatttttatttgaaacagATTGAAACTATCTCGAATATACAATAAAATAAGCCAACTTTAGTAGGTGAAAGAATGTCACAATAGAGATAATAAGAAATGTCACTAATAGTCTAAAGATAAAGacggaggaagaaaacaaacaaatatACCATAATGTTTTTATATATGCACATATAAAGAGTTCTCTATGGACATAGGAATTAATATACTTATCTAAATATTGGTTTGTTCCATTATTGTCGAAATATAAATTGTGTTTCCAtttcaatatattttataatagaaTGCCAAAGAACATATGCTATtatctgagaaaaaaatataatgatgctaccCATGTAATAGTATCTATATGAAAATTGGTGGTTATCAAAGGATTTTTTAAACCATATAAAACCGCTATCACACCCAGTTCAAAACATAAAAATTCTCAACAATACGGAGGAAAACCTGACCAGTTTCACAGCGCTTGAGAGAAACCGGACTCGAAGGAAAGTCTCGATATATACAGTTCCCAAGTCAGTATGCAACTCAACCAGTCAATGCCTGTTGGTTTCTGCCTTGAAAATGTGCATGCCTCTCGTTATATATCTCTATCTCGTCTTTTGATTCTTTTTTATACCATGTTGTGAAAATTGAAGGTGCTAGGGAACCTTGCTTTCGATAGGTGAACGAATTAGATGGACAAAAAGCCATTAGACGACAAGACGGAATAATAGCCATGTCGGTTTAGGTGTACGGAGCTTTCAGGTAAACCTCACAGCTTTCTTCTTATGCAATACGCAAAGAGAATAAGAGATGGATATATACATCTCGTGACTTTGGCTCAGGATTGTGCGTCACCGTCGAACTTGCAGCCTCTAATGTTGAACTTGGTTGACAATTTGACATTATCCAGCAAGAAATGACCTAATTCCGTTTAGCAAGAAGTGACCAGATCACCATCGCAACACTTTGAATTTATTTTAACGGACGGACTAAAAAACCCACGCTTATATAAGACCCTGAAAACTTAGCCACACtagtaaaaatcaatttttactaGCAGAGCATTAAGAAAACCGTATGAAAAATACATCTATTTTTACAAGTAGTGCTCTTAAAATATGTCGTATGTAAGAGAATCAATTTTTAGCGGCGGGGTCCTAAGGGCCCCGCAAACAAAACTTGTGGGAGAGAATAAAATAGCATGTACATCCCCACCAACCAAGCCACGGAAATCATTTTCCCcttgctcttttctttttttcctcggCTATCACCACCAACCCCGGACCTAACCCCTCCCTCAAtcacttctctctctccctctctctctctctcgattcttcggcaagcggcggcggaaggaggTGGCGGTGCCGGTGGTACGAGGAGGCAGTGGTGCTCAGTTGTggcggcgcgggggaggggTTGGCCCGCAGCAGCAGCCTTGGTGACGATGGATCGTGCAAATCTGGCGGCAAAGGTGGCACGGTGAGGCAGTGGTgcttggtggtggcggctgcGCGGGGGAGTGGGCGgcttggcggcggccggcggcatgcTTGGCGATGACGGATGGTGCAGATATGGCCCTGGCGAGCCTCGGGAGTGGCGTTTctaccgccgccggcctcgtctTTCCTCGTCAAGTCTGCGGCGATGGTGAGGCCATTGACCTAGCAACGATGAGCTCGTTCGTGGCAGGTAgcggtaggggtgaaaacggtacggaaacggacaGAAACCACCTTTATCGTTtctgttttcatatttttttttcggaatcaaaatcggaatcggaaactccggatacgaaaacggaatcgaagattatcgaaaccgaaaacggagcgaaaaagAACCGGTGCAAATATGGTAAtaaaaatttatcggaataaaaaacccctcaaactgataaatccaattctcaAGTCTTAACGGTCAATAATTCACcataaaatataatcatataagTCCAATTTTTAAGTCTCAACAGtacatcacaaaacacaatctatggaataaattatcttatgtttaaaagagtaatgctgttgataaatcccaatgcaggaaaaaatattcttatgtaacttcatatttgcataacaaatatttttaaagaaataacaaccaaacaccatggtattcactattcagtgcttaaaaaatcaaGGGTATTTCAGTCTCAAAATTTtcggaaattccgagaaaattttcagaaagtttccgaccgattccgagttctgacagaaactgcccttatcattatcatttccgattccgtttccgagaaaatatttccgaatttGTTTccgtttccaaaaaaaattccgaccgacagattccgttttcgaaaataggtccggaatccggaaagttttcgtaccgttttcacccctaggtaGCGGGCAGATCCAAGGTCGAGCTCTACGGCAGTGGCGAGGCCTTTGACCCAGTGACGGCGACAACGGCAGATGTGCTGGTAGAGGAGGCTAATTGGGAAAACCATTTATTGTGGAATTTGTGCTCATTGATATATGGATTTGTATTGTGATATGTTTTTGTTCTTAGATTTGCTTTGCAATGTGGATTGGGAATACAGGGCTACTGCATCtgaatattttcaattttttttcaaaacttctTTGCTGGTGGTTAGAGAGCAAATGCAAtgcatattttcaattttttgaaCCAAAATAAGCCTCGCAGGTGGCCGGCTTAATACATACGCTAGTGAAAATTGATTGTCACTGGCAGCCCACGTAACACGCACCCGCAAAAATCGATTATTGTCTGCGGCCACGTAACATAGCTACCATCGATAATCAATTGTCGCTGATGGTTGAAGAGTTGCTTGTGAAGACCTTTTATTTTCTCTGGCCTTTTGTCGCAGGTGGTTAGCCTAGTCGCTAGCAAAAATTGATTTTAGCCGTcagaaaaaaaaccattttttaCCGTGCACAAAACCTTATTTGGAGGAGCCCAtggataaaattattttttactacTGTACCTCATTTTCCACGCACTACTACTAATACTACGATTTTTTTCAGTCTTGCAGCTCATGCAAGGGAGCAGAAGCCCAAGAGGCCGAACAAAACCAGCAGCAAAGACAGCAACGCATCAAACCATTTGGCCCAAGTGTGACCCGCATTTCAGCCTCTGACGCGTGATGGTCAGAAACGATTGAGATAAGTTCACTTTAAGTCTCTCGTCTTAACACCGAGTTTGAATTACATCATCGAGCCGTAATACCAAATATAAGGTGTCTCTCAATTTGTAAAACGATGTACCTGAAATCTCAGACAATATAGTGTCCGGTTTTAGCTAAAGTGACGAGTaggacccacgtggaccccacatgtcaaggCTATTcccaaaaaaatagaaaaaaaacaagtgaggcccacatgtaagCGAGAGAAAATGGTGTGGGCCCCacatctcttctttcttttctttttctcttctcttctctcagcGGGCGTGCAGTAGCAGGtgggggagaggcggccggcggtggagtggCAGGCCTGTTCAGCTAGCGTGAGCATGGACGTGGCCTTGTCAGGCACGGTGAGTAGTTGCCACCCGGGGACGGTGAGTAGCGGGCGGTGGCGCGGGTGGTGGGCTGCCGCGGTGAAGTTGATCCACCGACGAGGAGGCACAACACCGAGAGCGGCGATGTTTGGTCCTCGTCGGAGTCAATGGCCGGCAGGCGCAACCCGCGAGGTTTGTttcggtggcgacgaggcccgGGAGGCGACCGAGAGAGGGGATTTTCCCATTTTGGCTCAATCATCTCCTCtctcccgccgctgccgtcccTAGATTTCTAGCCCCATACAGGTGAATGGGATGGAATCTAGGCACCGTTGCTGATGTTGTTGCTCCTCTACTCGTGGTGCTCGGTGACGGCGTCAAGGTACAACGGGAAAGGGTGGgactgggaggaggaggagtggcaTCCGAAGAGGGGGGAAAGGGCGGTTGTGGCAACCATGTCTGCAAGCCAAGACCCGCGGAGAGAGGGTTGTTCGTGCTGGACGAGGGGCATAAGGTGGTGGAGTTGAAGGGTGTCTAGTAGGGTCGTGCCTGTGGTACGCGGCCGTGCCCGGCGGTCGCTGTCGTGCCGACCCGCGGCAACGCGACTGGTAGTGGTCGGCAACCTTTGGGTGCTGCTGGGAGGGACTCGTGCCCCGTCTCCCGCTGCCTGTCGCCAGCAACCTTTGGGTGCTgctgcccgtcgcccgctgtTCATCGGCCGTCGActcctctctccccctttcctcgtcgtcgtccctgcATGCCGATCGGGCTGAGGGAGTACTCCAGGGGAAGCCCTTCCAAGTTGCGGCGACGACAATGtccgcgcggcgccggcggcactcCACCACCGGCACACCAAGCTATGGTGGGGGCGGGCTCGAATGTGGCGGCGGTGCGCGTGGTCAAAACAGCTGTCGCCGGAAGCTAGAGTAGTGGGAGGTAGGGCACTactcccttcttttcttctcgcttacatgtgggcccgataaattttttaattttttttgactgaCTAGGATTCCTCGTTAGCGAAACTGCCCATATATACTGAATGAGACCTATTTTTCacaattttatataatttagggGTAGAGATTTCTGATATTAGATATTAGGGACCTTAGACAGACTCGACGTAAAGTTGAGTTACGTTAGgcgaacttattcctttcctcATCTCTCGAGTCCTGGGCCACAATCTGTGGGAAGGTCTCAGCGATTAAGGCTCGTTTGGAGCACTGGAAAGATTTGTGAATCCTGACAGAATCGAACTGTCTCTAACTATTATCAAACTTATGCAAAATCCCAAACCAGGCAGTTTTTGGTACACAAATAATCTGCTCACTATCATGGCAGCTAGCAAAGTTTGCTTCCTGTACTTATACAATCTTTGGTAGCTCGATCGCCAGAAAACAATCGCCTTAAACATCGATCTGAGAACTGGATTGCGCAAAAACAACActtgagtgaaaaaaaaaagtcttcaACTAACTAAACTAAGGACCTACTATGTATATACTGTATGAACACATGTATACAGTACATGATATTCTGTACGTATACACGTGCTAATCAACCGATCATGCAGTAGTGTTCTTGGCTTGCTCCAGCAGCTTGACAACTTCAGCCATGGTTGGCCTGTTGCAGGGCTCAGACTCGAGGCACTTGTCTGCCACTTTGAACACCAGCTTCACCTCCTCCGCCGGGAACGACGACTCCAGCGCGCTGTCGACCGCGtgctcctccctcttctcctccatcGTCTCCTTCACCTGCACGTACACACCGATTACCCATGTTGGTATGttacaaacttaattaatcacgttaTTATCTTGTTTTAATGATTCGTTGATTAGGCCCAATAGTAGTACGTTTGACAGATAATTAGTATACGCGTATTTAATTATTCATTGATCGTGCATGACTTTGTGGTTTGTAGTACCTGGTGATGATTGGTCACTGCTAATGAATGATCAGTCTCAGCAACAAAACACTGTAGATGATGTGTGTACGACATGAAATGAAATGGATGGAAAGCTTTTAAGTTCTGTTTGACACGGCTCTGGATCTAAAATCTTTTAAACTGGGTATTTTTAACTTCACAAATATATGAATTCGAGTATGTGATTACGTTGATAATATTTAGATAAAATCATTTTGTTTCATTTTAAATGAAATATAAGATTTTAAACTTTATAACTTAACAAACAAACTTTAAATCTAACGCGGATATAGAATCTGGAGCTGTGTGATCTTACCCAGGTCACTAGCCTCGTGCCGTTCTCAAGAAACGACTCGTCCGTCGGCCTCATCCCGGTGAGGAGCTCCAGCAGCACCACGCCGTAGCTGTACACGTCGCCCTTCGTCGTCGCCCTCCCGGTCTCGAAGTACTCTGGGACGCACACAACATGTTCGATCAAATGACTGACAGTGGTTCAGAGAAGCTGGTGATGAGGCGAGGTGAGGTGTGGTGGTCGGACGGAGACGGACCTGGGGCGAGGTAGCCGAAGgtgccggcgacgacggtggtgaCGTGGCTATGGTTGGGCTTCATGAGCGTGGCGAGGCCGAAGTCGGAGACCCTGGCCTCCATGTTGTGGTCGAGGAGGATGTTGCTGGACTTGATGTCGCGGTGGATCACGTGCGGGATGCAGTCGTGGTGCAGGTACGCGAGCCCCCTCGCCACCCCCGCCGCGATCTTGTGCCTCGCCTCCCACCCCAGCGCCCTCCTCGTCTCCTCCTTCCCTGCAACCACATCAAGAACTCAGGATTTCCATGGACAAAATCGCCATAGCTGCTTCGAGTTCTGATGTGTATATGTACCGTGGAGGATGGTGTCGAGGCTGCCGTTGGGCATGAGCTCGTAGATGAGGAGGTTGAAGTGCGGGGCGGCGTAGTAGCCGCAGAGCGGGACGATGTTGCGGTGCTTGATGTCGCCCATGGTGTCCAGCTCGCGCTCGAACCCCCGGTCCATCTCGGCGCTGCCGCGGCTCAGCTTCTTCACCGCGAACGCCGCCTTCTCGCCGACGCTTAGCCTGTACACCGTGCCGTACCCGCCGGAGCCGATGATGTCCTTGTTCGAGAGCCCCATGATCATGGTCAGGAACGACTTGGGGCTCAGCGACTGCATCGCCGCCGACCTGAACATCACCATCTTGCCACCTACAGTACGTGATGATCAATTGATCATTCGCATCAACAGAGAAGAATTCAGCAAGAAAAACAAGTCAGAATtaatctctgtttttttttaacctgtCAGGCTGTTCTCGATGATCCGTTTCTTGCGAGCCCACTTCTTGTAGAGCAGGAAGGAGATGAGCATCTTGGACACGATGAACAGGATAGAGCAGATTGTAATGTAGAGTGCAACCATGGTAGTATGCATCTTGCAATCCTGAAGAACCAAGCAGCAGCTGCAACTTTGAGCCCTTGATGACTATAtctatatgcaaaaaaaaactatattccCCTTGAAGAATTCAGTGAACCCTGAAGTCTGAACCCAAGAAATGAACAAAAAATCAAGCTCTCCAAAAAGGGCAACAgagaacaacaacaaaagtcaCTGCATGAGGCTGTATGAACGAGCTGTTCTCAGCTCGGAAGCAACAGAGATGAATGAGGAGGCCTTCTTCACTGCTGCATGGGCTCAGCTGCTTTGGAATCAGCAAGTTGTGGCGATGTGATGTGAACATCATGGAGATTGGACACACATGTGAGTGCTGTAGAAGAAGCACAGGTGTCTCGATGAGCAAGCAGTTGGGCAGGATTGCATGGAAAAAGAAAGTACATTGGCCCCAATCAATGGGGACTGGTTGGATCATGTGAATGGCAGGCAGAGTCATCGCTCATGAACACCACCCTTTTTATTAATGGGCGTGCCAATCCTAATTTAATTCTGCTACTGTTTATCCAATTCCTTTTGTTAATTTCACTGTTGTTTCTTTCATTTTTGTGTAGTATTTTCCATGAGGTTTTACTTTTCAGAGAAGGTAGAATTCTACTAGTAGTTTCAGAGGTAACATCAGAAAACAACCGCATAGTTACTAACTTACTACTGAATATCCAGATTAGAGATAATATTAGAAATTTAGGCATGAAACTATTTTATTCCTTGGATCTTTTTCTGTCTATTGTTAGTCAAAACGTTATCGAAGCTTGCGTGTACTAATTTTGGCGGCTGACTCTGAAACTCGAACGTTCACAATCACAAAGCCAGCAGTTAGATGGAAAAGCAATTTCTAGTTTGGCAGTGTCGGTGAGGTAGGGCTCGATTAATTTGTCAGTTTGAAGAAATTTGTCCTAAGCTGATTCAATTCGTCAGTTTGTGCAATGGTGTACGAGCTAAAATTGTTGAAAAGGCTGGCCTTGACTAGCTTCCAAGAAAATAGGGGTGTTAGCTGCCTTTTCCCCT encodes the following:
- the LOC4326761 gene encoding receptor-like serine/threonine-protein kinase At1g78530, with the protein product MHTTMVALYITICSILFIVSKMLISFLLYKKWARKKRIIENSLTGGKMVMFRSAAMQSLSPKSFLTMIMGLSNKDIIGSGGYGTVYRLSVGEKAAFAVKKLSRGSAEMDRGFERELDTMGDIKHRNIVPLCGYYAAPHFNLLIYELMPNGSLDTILHGKEETRRALGWEARHKIAAGVARGLAYLHHDCIPHVIHRDIKSSNILLDHNMEARVSDFGLATLMKPNHSHVTTVVAGTFGYLAPEYFETGRATTKGDVYSYGVVLLELLTGMRPTDESFLENGTRLVTWVKETMEEKREEHAVDSALESSFPAEEVKLVFKVADKCLESEPCNRPTMAEVVKLLEQAKNTTA